One Aliiroseovarius sediminilitoris DNA window includes the following coding sequences:
- a CDS encoding transglycosylase SLT domain-containing protein gives MKRLILGLAAAMMIAPTAQANEILGSRGTRASELTMKWDDKPQAPAWTDATMKALESHGAILSETVPEDIKAWCPAYETQDKVGRNAFWTGLLSTLSFYESTWRQTAVGGGGKWYGLVQILPATARGYGCEARSGSDLKKGELNLSCAVRIMSVTVPRDNVVSQGMRGVAADWGPFHSKPKREAMRAWIKDQNYCAVS, from the coding sequence ATGAAACGACTGATTTTGGGCCTGGCGGCGGCGATGATGATTGCCCCAACTGCACAGGCCAACGAAATTCTTGGTTCGCGCGGGACGCGCGCGTCGGAATTGACAATGAAATGGGATGACAAGCCGCAAGCGCCGGCCTGGACGGATGCCACGATGAAGGCGCTGGAATCTCACGGGGCAATCCTGTCAGAAACCGTGCCTGAGGACATCAAAGCCTGGTGTCCGGCGTATGAGACGCAGGACAAGGTCGGTCGCAACGCATTCTGGACGGGCCTTCTGTCCACCTTGTCGTTTTATGAAAGCACATGGCGTCAGACCGCCGTGGGCGGTGGCGGCAAATGGTATGGACTTGTGCAGATCCTTCCGGCCACGGCGCGCGGTTATGGCTGCGAGGCACGGTCAGGATCGGATCTGAAAAAAGGCGAACTGAACCTGAGCTGCGCGGTCCGTATCATGTCTGTGACCGTGCCGCGCGACAATGTGGTTTCCCAAGGCATGCGCGGCGTTGCGGCGGATTGGGGTCCGTTCCATTCCAAGCCCAAACGCGAAGCCATGCGTGCATGGATCAAGGACCAGAACTACTGCGCGGTCAGTTGA